From a single Lolium rigidum isolate FL_2022 chromosome 7, APGP_CSIRO_Lrig_0.1, whole genome shotgun sequence genomic region:
- the LOC124675256 gene encoding peroxidase 2-like, which produces MACASCLSLLVLVAMASAASGQLSSTFYDTSCPNALSTIKSAVTAAVSSEARMGASLVRLHFHDCFVDGCDGSVLLADTGSFIGEQGAAPNNGSIRGMNVIDNIKTQVEAVCNQTVSCADILAVAARDSVVALGGPTWTVLLGRRDSTTASKTNAESDLPPPSFDLTNLTTAFANKQLSVTDMVALSGAHTIGQSQCLNFRDRLYNETNIDTTFATSLKANCPRPTGSGDGSLAPLDTTTPNAFDNAYYTNLMSQKGLLHSDQVLFNGGSTDNTVRNFASSAAAFSSAFATAMVNMGNIAPKTGTQGQIRLTCSKVNS; this is translated from the exons ATGGCTTGTGCTTCTTGCCTTAGCTTACTGGTGCTGGTGGCAATGGCCTCGGCCGCGTCGGGGCAGCTGTCATCAACGTTCTACGACACCTCGTGCCCCAACGCGCTGTCCACTATCAAGAGCGCCGTGACCGCCGCCGTGAGCAGCGAGGCCCGCATGGGGGCATCGCTAGTCCGGCTGCACTTCCACGACTGTTTTGTCGAT GGATGTGACGGGTCAGTTCTGTTGGCGGACACGGGGAGCTTCATCGGCGAGCAGGGGGCAGCTCCGAACAATGGTTCCATTCGAGGCATGAACGTCATCGACAACATCAAGACGCAGGTGGAGGCCGTGTGCAACCAGACcgtctcctgcgccgacatcctcgccgtcgccgcccgtgACTCCGTGGTCGCG CTCGGAGGGCCGACATGGACGGTTCTTCTAGGGAGGAGGGACTCTACCACCGCAAGCAAGACCAATGCAGAAAGTGACCTGCCTCCTCCTTCCTTTGACCTCACGAATCTCACCACCGCTTTCGCCAATAAGCAACTCAGCGTAACAGACATGGTGGCGCTCTCAG GCGCCCACACCATCGGTCAGTCGCAGTGCCTCAACTTCAGGGACAGGCTCTACAACGAGACCAACATCGACACGACGTTTGCGACGTCGCTCAAGGCCAACTGCCCGCGACCAACCGGCTCCGGCGACGGCAGCCTGGCGCCGCTGGACACGACGACGCCCAACGCCTTCGACAACGCCTACTACACCAACCTGATGTCCCAGAAGGGGCTTCTGCACTCGGACCAGGTGCTGTTCAACGGCGGGAGCACCGACAACACCGTCAGGAACTTCGCCTCCAGCGCAGCGGCGTTCAGCAGCGCCTTCGCCACGGCCATGGTTAACATGGGGAACATCGCGCCCAAGACGGGGACGCAGGGCCAGataaggctcacttgctccaaggTGAACTCGTAA
- the LOC124679464 gene encoding peroxidase 2-like — MASTSFVSLLVVVAMASAASAQLSPTFYDTSCPDALSTIRRVVTAAVRSEPRMGASLVRLHFHDCFVDGCDGSVLLADTGSFVGEQGAAPNAGSIRGMNVIDNAKTQVEAVCKQTVSCADILAVAARDSVFALGGPSWIVPLGRRDSTTASKTNAENDLPPPSSDLQGLTTKFSNKGLSVTDMVALSGAHTIGQSQCKNFRDRIYNDTNIDTAFATSLKANCPQLIGSGDSSLAPLDRTSPNAFDNAYYSNLLSQKGLLHSDQVLFNGGSTDNTVRSFASNPAAFGSAFATAMVNMGNIAPKTGTQGQIRLSCSKVNS, encoded by the exons ATGGCTTCCACCTCCTTTGTTAGCTTACTGGTGGTCGTGGCAATGGCCTCGGCGGCGTCGGCGCAGCTGTCGCCCACGTTTTACGACACGTCGTGCCCCGACGCCCTGTCCACCATCAGGCGTGTCGTGACGGCCGCCGTGAGAAGCGAACCCCGCATGGGGGCGTCGCTGGTCCGGCTGCATTTTCACGACTGCTTTGTCGAT GGCTGTGATGGGTCTGTTCTGTTGGCGGACACCGGGAGCTTCGTCGGCGAGCAGGGGGCAGCTCCGAACGCCGGTTCCATTCGAGGCATGAACGTCATCGACAACGCCAAGACCCAGGTGGAGGCGGTGTGCAAGCAGACcgtctcctgcgccgacatcCTCGCCGTCGCAGCCCGTGACTCCGTCTTTGCG CTTGGAGGGCCCTCTTGGATAGTTCCTCTGGGGAGGAGGGACTCTACCACCGCAAGCAAGACAAATGCAGAAAACGACCTGCCTCCTCCTTCCTCCGATCTCCAGGGCCTCACCACCAAGTTCAGCAACAAGGGCCTCAGCGTAACAGACATGGTCGCTCTCTCAGGCGCCCACACGATCGGGCAGTCGCAGTGCAAGAACTTCCGGGACAGGATCTACAACGATACCAACATCGACACGGCCTTCGCGACGTCGCTCAAGGCAAACTGCCCGCAGCTCATCGGCTCCGGCGACAGCAGCCTAGCGCCGCTGGACAGGACGAGTCCCAACGCGTTCGACAACGCCTACTACAGCAACCTCCTGTCCCAGAAGGGGCTCCTTCACTCCGACCAGGTGCTGTTCAACGGCGGCAGCACCGACAACACCGTCAGGAGCTTCGCGTCAAACCCGGCGGCGTTCGGGAGCGCCTTCGCCACGGCCATGGTGAACATGGGCAACATCGCGCCGAAGACGGGGACGCAGGGCCAGATCAGGCTCAGTTGCTCCAAGGTGAACTCGTAA